In Alkalihalobacterium alkalinitrilicum, a genomic segment contains:
- a CDS encoding Glu/Leu/Phe/Val family dehydrogenase: MGSQTGIIVQNSLQALLKDETFLPNLQGETREQAFASLAAILSTPNHVHKSFLRIPLENGKVVRIPAYRIQHNNTLGPYKGGIRFHELVNEDEVTNLAALMTLKNALHEVPFGGGKGGVVINPREFTEKELLLICKKYVQYFSDILGPDKDIPAPDVGTGDREMDWMTAEYKTIRPGQPYRGSFTGKSVVNGGSLGRREATGKGVYFTFRYLLSDFIKEQKSWLTDNGNQFAKTALECANRPLKIAVQGFGNVGSVAALEAYRCTHLQSNIVAVSDRNVTLYNSEGLNIPALIDATVKNQYDLPTTEEQLAQFNIKADILNREEVLYLNIDVLILAALEDQIRKDNVDKVKAKVIVEGANAPVTGDADRILNENGVIIIPDILANAGGVIVSYFEWLQGRETQFYSEEEVFKLLYEKMTNTMSTILPQYFGDPFSLRENCYIHAVMKLSTIINRQGKL; this comes from the coding sequence ATGGGTAGCCAGACTGGAATAATCGTTCAAAACTCTTTACAAGCACTTCTCAAAGATGAAACCTTTTTGCCAAACTTGCAAGGTGAAACTAGAGAACAAGCATTCGCGTCACTAGCTGCAATCCTCTCGACGCCTAATCATGTACACAAATCTTTTTTACGTATTCCGCTAGAGAATGGAAAAGTCGTCCGGATTCCTGCATACCGTATCCAACACAATAATACACTCGGTCCATATAAAGGTGGTATCCGTTTTCATGAACTCGTGAACGAAGATGAAGTGACAAATTTAGCTGCTTTAATGACTCTAAAAAATGCCTTGCATGAAGTTCCATTCGGTGGTGGAAAAGGTGGCGTTGTTATTAACCCCAGAGAGTTTACCGAAAAGGAACTTCTGCTCATCTGTAAAAAATATGTACAATATTTTAGTGATATTTTAGGACCAGATAAAGATATTCCTGCACCAGACGTTGGCACAGGCGACCGCGAAATGGACTGGATGACAGCAGAATATAAAACAATTCGTCCAGGGCAACCTTATCGAGGAAGTTTTACTGGGAAAAGTGTAGTCAATGGTGGATCTTTAGGTAGAAGAGAAGCGACTGGCAAAGGGGTGTACTTCACGTTTCGCTACTTGCTTTCTGATTTTATTAAAGAACAAAAAAGTTGGTTAACTGACAATGGCAACCAATTTGCCAAAACCGCACTTGAATGCGCAAATCGTCCATTAAAAATTGCGGTTCAAGGTTTTGGTAACGTAGGATCAGTCGCAGCACTTGAAGCTTATCGTTGTACACATTTACAAAGCAATATTGTTGCCGTTAGTGATCGAAACGTCACGCTATATAATTCAGAAGGGTTAAATATCCCAGCATTAATTGATGCAACTGTAAAAAATCAATATGATTTACCTACAACCGAAGAACAGTTAGCTCAATTTAATATAAAAGCTGACATTTTAAACAGAGAGGAAGTTCTTTACTTAAATATTGACGTACTCATTTTAGCTGCACTTGAAGATCAAATTCGTAAAGACAATGTAGATAAAGTCAAAGCAAAAGTGATTGTAGAAGGGGCGAATGCGCCTGTCACGGGTGATGCAGACCGTATTCTAAATGAAAATGGCGTTATTATTATTCCAGATATATTAGCAAATGCGGGTGGAGTGATCGTTTCCTATTTCGAATGGCTACAAGGTAGAGAAACTCAATTTTATAGTGAAGAGGAAGTATTTAAACTTCTATATGAGAAAATGACAAACACTATGAGTACGATTCTTCCTCAGTATTTCGGTGATCCCTTTTCACTAAGAGAAAACTGTTATATACATGCTGTTATGAAATTATCGACAATTATCAACCGCCAAGGAAAGTTGTAA
- a CDS encoding carbonic anhydrase: protein MEWQEIQTENKLFFEKMKKIDPQFFERMVQGQQPELFVLACSDSRVSPSVITQMPLGKLFIHRNIANQVDEQDESFSASLYYALKHLHVKGILIIGHTHCGGIEAAIKRNNEAALQPWLKIIRQSIPTKTKTTYPAQLSKVNILKQVEKLLAHPIYQALGQDIPIIPVLYHIENGEIELVDSELALV, encoded by the coding sequence ATGGAATGGCAAGAAATACAAACTGAAAATAAGTTATTCTTTGAAAAAATGAAGAAGATTGATCCTCAATTTTTTGAAAGAATGGTTCAAGGGCAACAGCCTGAATTATTTGTTTTAGCATGTAGTGACTCTCGAGTCAGCCCATCGGTCATTACGCAAATGCCACTTGGAAAGCTATTTATTCACCGGAACATCGCTAACCAAGTGGATGAACAGGATGAAAGTTTTTCAGCAAGCTTGTACTATGCTTTAAAACATTTACATGTAAAAGGAATTCTTATCATCGGACATACTCACTGTGGCGGAATAGAAGCTGCAATTAAACGAAATAACGAAGCAGCTTTGCAACCGTGGTTAAAAATCATCCGCCAATCAATACCTACTAAAACAAAGACCACATACCCAGCACAACTATCAAAAGTAAATATACTGAAACAAGTCGAGAAATTATTAGCACATCCCATCTACCAAGCGCTCGGACAAGATATACCTATCATTCCTGTTCTTTATCATATTGAAAACGGAGAAATCGAACTAGTTGATTCTGAATTAGCACTAGTATAA
- a CDS encoding peptidylprolyl isomerase — translation MMIKSRLKKKKVLTSLLIAVSFGVFTAGCGTSTSEPQEEYGNEEVINQASLETNPIVTITMENDEQIKIELFPTIAPNTVTNFVSLAEEGFYDEVIFHRVIPGFMVQGGDPDGSGMGGPGYSIAGEFTANGFENPLVHERGIISMARTNDPNSAGSQFFIMVEDSPHLDEDYAAFGKVLEGMETVDQIVQVDRNAQDKPNEDQRMKSVTVETHGVDYGAPEVIK, via the coding sequence ATGATGATAAAAAGTCGCTTGAAGAAAAAAAAAGTACTTACATCACTTTTAATTGCGGTTTCATTCGGTGTTTTTACGGCAGGATGTGGGACAAGCACGAGTGAGCCACAAGAAGAATACGGAAATGAAGAGGTTATTAACCAAGCTAGTTTAGAAACCAATCCGATTGTAACGATTACGATGGAGAACGACGAACAAATTAAGATTGAACTCTTTCCAACGATTGCACCAAATACCGTAACTAACTTCGTTTCTTTAGCAGAAGAAGGATTTTATGATGAAGTTATTTTCCATCGTGTCATCCCAGGGTTTATGGTTCAAGGTGGAGATCCTGATGGTAGTGGAATGGGAGGACCTGGTTATTCGATAGCAGGAGAGTTTACTGCAAATGGTTTTGAGAATCCGTTAGTCCATGAACGGGGAATTATTTCAATGGCAAGAACAAATGATCCAAACTCAGCAGGCTCACAGTTCTTTATTATGGTGGAAGATTCACCTCACTTAGACGAGGATTATGCAGCTTTTGGAAAAGTACTAGAAGGTATGGAGACGGTTGATCAAATTGTACAAGTCGACAGAAATGCTCAAGATAAACCAAACGAAGATCAAAGAATGAAAAGTGTCACTGTAGAAACACATGGAGTGGATTACGGAGCACCTGAAGTGATAAAGTAG
- a CDS encoding UDP-N-acetylmuramoyl-L-alanyl-D-glutamate--2,6-diaminopimelate ligase, whose product MKLSSLLQAIEIDNIPEDIPDINISGLHFHSQKIKKGFVFIAISGYETDGHQFIEDAIKSGAVAIIGEKKWSNPTIPYFRVKNSRNSLSKLAQCFYGTHTSNKTFIGITGTNGKTTTSYMLRHILESAGIRCSLVGTVANIINGEQLPPSNTTPDPLTLHELIHKSKDEIIILEVSSHGLNQGRVDDIPFDYALFTNLSHDHLDYHGSIYNYFEVKAQLFNKLSPQGEAIISNYCDWSRRLLDRLTIEQKNVFSVGYDEIDHMNLANVNVEFSTEFDLKEGNYEYKVTLPLSGLHNAQNASLSFMVARRLGIHATQVIDALNSFPGVPGRFETYNHENGATCVIDYAHTPDALTHSLQTLVKKGAKRIIHIFGFRGNGDRSKRKEMVEISSKYSDLFILTLDDLNGMDSQQMVDELHHLQKVYGNGKGTVVEDRTIAIQAALEQAEEGDWILVTGKGPEFYKQVFHYPTFSDKETILFHSEAYGA is encoded by the coding sequence ATGAAGTTGAGTTCTTTATTACAAGCAATCGAAATTGACAATATACCGGAAGACATTCCTGATATTAATATTAGTGGGTTGCATTTTCATTCACAAAAGATAAAAAAGGGTTTTGTATTTATTGCTATTTCAGGATATGAAACGGATGGACATCAATTTATTGAAGATGCTATCAAATCTGGCGCTGTCGCAATCATTGGTGAAAAAAAATGGAGTAATCCGACTATTCCCTATTTTCGAGTGAAAAATAGTCGAAACAGCCTTTCTAAACTTGCCCAATGTTTTTATGGTACTCATACAAGTAACAAAACCTTTATAGGGATTACAGGAACAAACGGGAAAACAACGACCTCCTATATGCTTCGTCATATATTAGAAAGTGCTGGTATTCGCTGTTCATTAGTCGGGACGGTTGCCAATATTATAAATGGAGAACAATTACCTCCATCTAATACGACACCTGATCCACTTACATTACATGAACTCATCCACAAGAGTAAAGATGAAATTATCATACTAGAAGTATCTTCACATGGCTTAAACCAAGGAAGAGTGGATGATATCCCGTTTGATTATGCACTTTTTACGAATTTATCGCATGATCATCTTGATTATCATGGGTCTATTTATAATTATTTTGAAGTTAAAGCACAACTATTTAATAAACTATCTCCTCAAGGAGAGGCCATTATCAGTAACTATTGTGATTGGAGTAGAAGGCTACTCGATCGATTAACTATTGAACAAAAAAATGTATTTTCTGTTGGCTATGACGAAATTGATCATATGAACTTAGCAAATGTGAATGTTGAGTTTTCAACGGAATTTGATCTTAAGGAAGGTAATTATGAATATAAAGTGACGTTACCATTGAGTGGATTACATAATGCACAAAATGCGTCACTTTCTTTTATGGTCGCACGTAGACTCGGTATTCATGCAACACAAGTGATTGATGCACTAAATTCATTTCCTGGTGTGCCAGGCAGGTTCGAAACGTATAACCACGAAAATGGAGCAACTTGTGTAATCGATTATGCACATACACCAGATGCACTAACCCATAGTTTACAAACTTTAGTAAAAAAAGGTGCAAAGCGTATCATTCATATTTTTGGGTTTAGAGGAAATGGAGATCGTTCTAAACGAAAAGAAATGGTAGAAATATCTTCGAAATATAGTGATCTTTTTATTTTAACATTAGACGATTTAAATGGAATGGACTCCCAACAGATGGTAGACGAGCTTCACCATCTACAAAAGGTATACGGAAATGGAAAAGGAACAGTTGTAGAAGATCGTACAATTGCTATTCAAGCTGCACTCGAACAAGCCGAAGAGGGAGATTGGATATTAGTTACTGGTAAAGGGCCTGAATTTTATAAACAAGTATTTCATTATCCGACCTTTTCAGATAAAGAAACCATACTTTTTCATTCAGAAGCTTATGGAGCTTAA
- a CDS encoding SAV0927 family protein: protein MFKSIYGMDDLSTVQHIGYASESRMYDFTLVFSDHFFGKTLVTCLQSGNSSLLDFHDVSDTAIVKKVFRIKDDAIAQEVSALLKTKIPLVKKDDTA from the coding sequence TTGTTTAAATCAATCTATGGTATGGACGACTTATCGACAGTTCAACACATTGGGTATGCTTCAGAAAGCAGGATGTATGATTTCACGCTTGTATTTTCAGATCACTTCTTTGGGAAGACACTAGTCACTTGTCTTCAAAGCGGCAATTCATCATTATTAGACTTTCATGATGTAAGTGACACTGCTATTGTTAAAAAAGTGTTTCGTATTAAAGATGATGCTATAGCACAAGAAGTTTCTGCCTTATTAAAAACAAAAATCCCATTAGTAAAGAAAGATGACACCGCATGA
- a CDS encoding rhodanese-like domain-containing protein, whose amino-acid sequence MKQKIKMAVFIIAVGVGVAIMFFGTSNEHIQEITTYELATKMKTDKNAIFIDVREVEEFSEAHVEGMTNIPLL is encoded by the coding sequence ATGAAACAGAAAATCAAAATGGCCGTTTTTATAATAGCGGTTGGCGTAGGAGTGGCTATTATGTTTTTTGGAACATCAAATGAACACATTCAAGAAATTACGACTTATGAACTTGCTACCAAAATGAAAACAGATAAAAATGCGATATTTATTGATGTACGTGAAGTCGAAGAATTTTCCGAAGCTCATGTTGAGGGGATGACAAATATCCCACTTCTGTAA
- a CDS encoding DsrE/DsrF/DrsH-like family protein, producing the protein MEQKKATMIVFDGDLDKALASFIIATGAAAMGKPVTMFFTFWGLNVLRKDEHIPVKKNFLEKMFGKMMPRGPEKLGLSKMNFGGAGSKLMKHMMKKHNVVSLNELIEMAKDLDIKMVACTMSMDVMGIQKEELIDGIEYAGVATYLAEAEEGNVNLFI; encoded by the coding sequence ATGGAACAAAAGAAAGCGACGATGATTGTGTTTGATGGAGATTTAGATAAAGCATTAGCAAGTTTTATTATTGCAACAGGTGCAGCAGCAATGGGGAAGCCTGTCACGATGTTTTTCACTTTTTGGGGATTAAATGTTTTACGTAAAGATGAACATATCCCAGTAAAAAAGAACTTTCTAGAAAAAATGTTTGGTAAAATGATGCCAAGAGGTCCTGAAAAACTAGGATTATCAAAAATGAACTTTGGTGGGGCAGGATCTAAACTGATGAAGCATATGATGAAAAAGCACAATGTCGTTTCGTTAAATGAGCTAATCGAGATGGCTAAAGATTTAGATATTAAGATGGTTGCTTGTACAATGTCAATGGATGTTATGGGAATCCAAAAAGAAGAGTTAATTGATGGTATTGAGTATGCAGGTGTTGCCACGTATTTAGCTGAAGCTGAAGAAGGAAATGTAAACTTATTTATCTAA
- a CDS encoding rhodanese-like domain-containing protein, producing the protein MAIILFILFFIMILLYRRFVPVRGVKCTNLIHINEDIKILDIRDYNIASHQPITRAINIPFAYIKRYYHPFKGKKVVVISNDVVAKNLCIRFLKQKGVTVTGYYLCRPSSEESRNMLKGVDTIGYHKMDNCNRPYDFNDSKLFTRKRS; encoded by the coding sequence ATGGCTATTATTTTATTCATTCTTTTCTTTATAATGATATTATTATATCGAAGGTTTGTTCCAGTTCGAGGCGTAAAATGTACAAACCTTATTCATATTAATGAAGATATAAAAATTCTGGACATACGTGACTACAATATTGCTAGTCATCAGCCCATTACAAGGGCTATTAATATTCCTTTCGCCTATATTAAGAGATATTATCATCCCTTTAAGGGTAAAAAAGTAGTTGTTATATCCAATGATGTTGTGGCTAAGAATTTATGTATCCGTTTTTTAAAACAAAAGGGTGTTACAGTTACTGGTTACTATTTATGCCGTCCTTCTAGTGAGGAAAGCCGAAATATGTTAAAAGGAGTGGATACAATTGGATATCATAAAATGGATAATTGTAATCGTCCTTATGATTTTAACGATTCGAAACTTTTTACCCGCAAAAGGAGTTAA
- a CDS encoding WG repeat-containing protein, translating into MREDPNSINFVRHFLPKSSLSVVSKELGEKSNYQRSNQEQCRLYPASVNTASGMKWGYINRQGYFVLSAQYESADDFQENGLAIVTIDNKTGLIQCSGSFVVRPIYESILPFTEARAVVIDEDGFKVIDETGNERTTKAYNFIAPYEDGRAVVANTSPDGKYLYGYLDRSGHEIIPLQYEFAMDFKAGKGLVRLQDNNFALINEIGEILQTYPFQTMSSFSEGLSAFKNTFNEPFGYVDEQGTIVITPQFSTAQPFQDGKAAVSTAASDLFNRYGLIDEKGNFVIPPQYNDILQIGEGLVALGNAIDADKPYIGSVYAIATTAGRRLTDFMYNSVSSFKDGLSSVTKGQFTFFINKTGRLAKNYPVIAGTGTVSLENDLIKAFVDQRVLYFDRAGTLVWKPNTIIPLDQNNQIREVKFSPNKDYLVYYPVIEGMKNKEKQEVINQLLKDKSNVKDVPRDVQLDYTYSGDFSIEMYRGNLLVIKLSAYEYPFGAAHGMPSQEFIHINLITGEVYELKDLFKPNVDYVKVLSDIIGKQIAEQNEFLYFFPDAYQGIRADQPFYITEYALAIYFLPYEIAAFAAGFPTFKIPFDDIIDLIDVEGSFWQAFHGNNG; encoded by the coding sequence ATGCGAGAAGATCCAAATTCTATAAACTTTGTCCGTCACTTTTTGCCCAAATCATCATTATCAGTAGTATCAAAGGAGCTTGGAGAAAAGTCCAATTATCAACGATCCAATCAGGAACAATGTCGCCTTTATCCTGCCTCGGTCAATACAGCATCAGGAATGAAATGGGGTTACATTAATCGACAAGGGTATTTCGTTCTTTCCGCACAATATGAAAGTGCAGATGACTTTCAAGAAAATGGTCTTGCAATCGTGACAATAGACAATAAAACTGGATTAATCCAGTGTTCAGGTTCATTTGTTGTGAGACCTATATATGAATCCATTCTACCATTTACAGAAGCGCGAGCAGTTGTCATAGACGAAGATGGATTTAAAGTCATCGATGAAACTGGTAATGAGCGAACAACGAAAGCCTATAATTTTATTGCACCCTATGAAGACGGACGCGCGGTCGTAGCTAACACTTCACCTGATGGCAAGTACCTATATGGCTATTTGGATCGAAGTGGTCATGAAATCATTCCGCTTCAATACGAATTCGCAATGGATTTTAAAGCTGGAAAAGGACTTGTTCGGTTACAAGACAACAACTTTGCATTGATAAATGAAATTGGGGAAATTTTGCAAACATACCCATTTCAAACTATGAGCAGCTTTAGCGAAGGTCTAAGCGCTTTTAAAAACACATTTAATGAACCTTTCGGCTATGTAGATGAGCAAGGAACCATTGTCATTACCCCTCAATTTTCCACTGCCCAGCCTTTTCAAGATGGAAAAGCAGCCGTAAGCACAGCGGCATCTGATCTCTTTAATCGCTATGGTTTAATCGACGAGAAGGGGAATTTTGTCATTCCACCTCAGTACAATGATATTTTACAAATTGGAGAAGGTCTTGTTGCACTAGGAAATGCAATTGATGCTGATAAACCATACATCGGATCAGTTTATGCGATAGCAACAACAGCGGGTCGTCGTCTCACCGATTTTATGTATAACTCAGTATCTAGCTTCAAGGATGGATTAAGTTCGGTAACGAAAGGACAATTCACATTCTTTATTAATAAAACAGGACGACTTGCGAAAAACTATCCTGTTATTGCAGGTACAGGAACAGTTAGTTTAGAAAACGACCTTATCAAAGCATTTGTTGATCAACGTGTTTTGTATTTTGATCGAGCAGGAACTCTAGTATGGAAACCGAATACGATCATTCCACTAGATCAAAACAATCAAATTCGCGAAGTGAAATTCAGCCCAAACAAAGACTATCTCGTATACTACCCGGTAATCGAGGGGATGAAAAACAAAGAAAAACAAGAAGTGATCAATCAGTTATTAAAAGATAAATCAAATGTGAAAGACGTACCTCGTGATGTTCAATTAGATTATACCTATTCTGGTGATTTTTCTATCGAAATGTATAGAGGTAACTTACTCGTGATCAAGCTGTCAGCTTACGAATACCCGTTTGGGGCAGCACACGGCATGCCAAGTCAAGAGTTTATTCATATTAATTTAATTACCGGGGAGGTATACGAATTAAAAGATTTATTTAAACCAAATGTAGATTATGTAAAAGTGTTAAGTGACATTATTGGCAAGCAGATAGCAGAGCAAAATGAATTTTTATACTTTTTCCCTGATGCCTATCAAGGAATTAGAGCTGACCAGCCATTTTATATTACTGAATATGCCCTAGCTATTTACTTTTTACCATACGAAATAGCGGCATTTGCAGCAGGGTTTCCAACATTCAAAATTCCATTTGACGACATTATCGATTTGATCGATGTTGAAGGGTCATTTTGGCAGGCATTTCATGGAAATAATGGTTAG
- a CDS encoding rhodanese-like domain-containing protein: protein MILTIRNFLPAKGVKQLSNKEVKTIVSQKDIQLIDVRSALEYELNHIEGFKNIPLSKISKRHFELDREKEVVLICQSGMRSNKASKKLKRLGFTNITNIKGGMSSWS, encoded by the coding sequence ATGATTTTAACGATTCGAAACTTTTTACCCGCAAAAGGAGTTAAACAACTCAGTAATAAAGAAGTGAAAACGATCGTTAGTCAAAAAGACATTCAATTAATAGATGTAAGGTCCGCTTTAGAATATGAGTTAAACCATATTGAAGGTTTTAAAAATATTCCATTATCTAAAATTAGCAAAAGACACTTTGAATTAGATCGTGAGAAAGAAGTTGTTTTAATTTGCCAAAGTGGCATGAGAAGCAATAAAGCAAGTAAAAAATTAAAGAGACTCGGCTTCACGAACATTACCAATATTAAAGGCGGAATGTCTTCTTGGTCATAA
- a CDS encoding SulP family inorganic anion transporter: MLKKIFPGLEWMLTYNKHDLRGDLSAGLIVAIMLIPQGMAYAMLAGLPPVIGLYASTIPLLVYALFGSSRQLAVGPVAMVSLLVLTGVQTLAEPGSNEYISLVLLLALMVGVIQLALGLLKLGFVTEFISHAVISGFTSAAAIVIGLSQLKHLLGINLPSTENVFKLLYKAFGQLTSIHPYTLLIGVTSIIILVALKKWLPKVPAPLVVVVYSTLLVYTLDLHEKGVSIIGKVPDGLPTISFPVWNIESISALMPIAITIAIIGFVESFAIAKVIATKEKYKVHPNRELIGLGLANVSASTFSGYPVTGGFSRSAVNYGAGARTGLASIITAVLIIFTLLFFTSWFYYMPNAVLAAIIMVAVYGLIDVKEAKHLLKIKKIDGATLLITFASTLTLGIETGIFIGVIFSLIVFIWRSANPHVAELGYVEEANVYRNIKRYPSAIAKENVSILRIDSPLYFANITKIEEMIQHKFLENPTIHTVILDFSVVNDMDAVAIEHLDELLTTYQSIGKEIVFCDIKGPVRDILKRAGWYEKYKGKLESHSIDEALSIIKE, from the coding sequence TTGAGTGGATGCTAACCTATAATAAACATGATTTACGTGGTGACTTATCTGCAGGTTTAATCGTAGCCATTATGTTGATCCCACAAGGTATGGCCTACGCGATGCTAGCAGGATTACCACCAGTTATCGGTTTATACGCGTCCACCATTCCACTTCTTGTCTACGCCTTATTTGGCTCTTCAAGACAACTTGCAGTCGGACCTGTTGCAATGGTATCTCTACTAGTATTAACAGGGGTTCAGACCCTAGCGGAACCAGGTTCAAATGAATATATATCACTTGTTCTTTTACTTGCTTTAATGGTAGGGGTTATCCAACTTGCTCTCGGTTTACTTAAACTCGGTTTTGTAACCGAATTTATCTCTCATGCTGTTATTAGTGGATTTACATCTGCAGCAGCCATTGTCATTGGACTTAGCCAACTGAAACACTTATTAGGCATAAATTTACCATCTACTGAAAATGTATTCAAATTACTTTATAAAGCATTTGGCCAACTGACTAGTATTCATCCTTACACACTTTTAATTGGTGTAACAAGTATTATCATATTAGTTGCTTTAAAAAAATGGTTACCGAAAGTACCAGCGCCGCTTGTCGTCGTTGTTTATAGCACACTTTTAGTGTATACATTAGACCTACATGAAAAAGGGGTAAGTATTATAGGTAAAGTACCAGATGGTCTACCGACAATTTCTTTTCCAGTATGGAATATTGAATCCATCAGCGCTTTAATGCCAATAGCGATTACCATTGCGATTATTGGTTTTGTGGAAAGTTTCGCGATAGCCAAAGTGATTGCAACAAAGGAAAAATATAAAGTTCATCCGAACCGTGAATTAATTGGTCTTGGTCTTGCTAACGTTTCTGCATCGACGTTTTCAGGTTATCCAGTCACTGGTGGGTTTTCTCGATCAGCTGTAAACTACGGAGCTGGAGCAAGAACAGGATTGGCTTCGATCATCACCGCTGTCTTAATAATATTTACTTTACTATTTTTCACATCATGGTTTTACTATATGCCAAATGCTGTCCTCGCTGCCATTATCATGGTTGCTGTTTACGGGTTAATTGATGTTAAGGAAGCGAAACACTTATTAAAGATCAAAAAAATCGATGGAGCAACTTTGTTAATTACCTTTGCTTCGACTTTGACACTAGGAATCGAAACGGGGATTTTCATTGGTGTTATTTTCTCTCTCATCGTCTTTATTTGGAGAAGTGCGAATCCACATGTGGCCGAATTAGGGTATGTAGAAGAAGCGAACGTCTACCGAAATATTAAACGTTATCCTTCAGCAATTGCAAAAGAAAATGTATCAATTTTAAGGATTGATTCGCCATTATATTTTGCAAACATTACGAAAATCGAAGAGATGATTCAACACAAATTTTTAGAAAATCCAACCATTCATACGGTCATTCTTGATTTTTCAGTAGTGAATGATATGGATGCTGTAGCAATTGAACATTTAGATGAATTGTTAACCACTTATCAAAGTATTGGAAAAGAGATTGTGTTCTGTGATATTAAAGGACCTGTCCGAGATATCCTAAAACGTGCGGGTTGGTATGAAAAATATAAAGGCAAACTCGAGTCTCATTCAATTGATGAAGCACTTTCAATAATAAAGGAGTGA
- a CDS encoding CBS domain-containing protein: MPQTLQNIMTTNIASVSPQQTVQEAAKLMKELNVGSIPVVESGQVTGIITDRDITLRTTASGVDSHTSVSQCMTNHVVTANSTMDVHEAAELMAQQQIRRLPVVDNGQLVGMVAIGDLAVENIYQNEAGEALSSISNPSFPHE, from the coding sequence ATGCCACAAACACTTCAAAATATAATGACCACTAATATTGCTTCAGTGTCACCTCAACAAACAGTCCAAGAAGCTGCAAAATTAATGAAAGAACTGAATGTTGGCTCTATTCCTGTGGTAGAAAGTGGACAAGTAACGGGGATTATTACTGATCGTGATATTACGTTAAGAACAACAGCATCAGGCGTTGATAGTCATACCTCTGTTTCACAATGTATGACTAATCATGTCGTAACCGCAAATTCAACAATGGATGTGCATGAAGCGGCCGAATTAATGGCTCAACAACAAATTCGAAGGCTTCCAGTAGTAGATAACGGACAATTAGTTGGAATGGTGGCGATTGGCGATCTTGCCGTGGAAAATATCTACCAAAATGAAGCTGGTGAAGCACTTTCCAGTATTTCAAACCCATCGTTTCCACATGAATAA